DNA from Spirochaetota bacterium:
CTCGGCCTCGCCGACCTGTCGCCGGAAACCATGGCGTCGCTTAAGGAGCTTTTTCCTCCGTGGATGGAACCGTCCCACCCCGTCGACCTGTGGCCCGCTGTGGAGCAGAAGGGCGCCGCTCCGGTGTACATCGGGGCGGCCGAGGCGATCCTCAAAGACCCGGCCGTGGATTCCATGATCCTGGAAACCTTCGCCTGGGAGTTCGGCAAGACCGATTACCTCGTCAACATAGGCGAGCTGAAGAAGAAATACGGCAAGCCCGTGGCGGTATGGCAGATCGGACGGAGCCCGTTGAACGAGCAGTACCGCGCCGTGGCAGAAGACGCGGGACTTCCGGTATTTGAAGAGATCAGCCGGTGCGCCGCCTTTCTTGACGCGGTCAAGCGCCACTTCACGAAAAAGGACGCGTTGCACCGGACAGCCTGAGAAATGCTGGACTGATCAGCGGATTTTCTGCAGCCAGATGCTACCCCCCGGATTTTTGAATACGAGGGGATACCTTTCCCTTAATTCTTTTTCATACATCGTTTCCAGGAAGGTGTTGAACAGCACGATCTTGAAATGCGAGTTGAACTCGAGGAAGGCCCGGAGGAGATACTGCTCGTTCCACGCCCTCCCCTCCTCGATCCACTCCTTCGAATATTCAAAGGGATAGAAGATGTCATGGAAGTGAATGTACACCCCTGCCCGGAGGGCCGGCAGGATCTCATGAAAGATATAATTCACGTCGCTGTGGATCTTCGAAACATGGGTCGAATCGATGAAGAGGATGTCGTTTTCACGGAGATCCCTGAAGACTTCCATCGGCACATCCTGCAGACGCCTTTCATGGATCGTTATTTTCCCCATATCCGACGGTTTGATCAGGCCCTTCAGAACCTCCGGAAACGGCTCGATAAAAGAGCACTTGATGGCGTTATTGAAAAAAAGCTCATTGGTGTCCAGGGTAACGCAAGACGAATATCCGGACCCCGCCTCGATGATGGCGGCCGGCCGGATATGGCGGATCATGCAGTAGAGAAAAATCGCGTCGGAATAGCTGTAGGCGCCATTTGCATAATAATATCTCAGACTGCCGCTCTTTTCATCCGTAAAAGGAAGCTCCCGGTAATAGCGGTCGAATTCATCCAGCAGCGCCAGTTGTCCCGCATCGTTCAGGTCAATTCCCGGCAGTGTAGAAAGAGGCGCGCTCCAGATCTTATCCCGGTCATTCATGACTTCAACGATGGAGGGGATCGGCGAATAGAAGTGCCCCGGCGGAACGAACCTGGTAAAGGTGTCCCGTTCCCTGATCAGGTTATCATGCTCAATGATATAGGCTTTGACGACAGGCACCTGTAATAATATTTTCTTTAAAAGCTTCTCCATGCTGATGCCTTCTTTCATCTGACGCCACGGGGCCGTTTACCCGGCGGGATTTTATCAAGAAGCCTGGCCTTGAACTCCGTACTTTTATCCTGCCATCGGGGCTCGCGGCTCCTGTCGTATTCGAAATAATAGAGATTGGCCTTTGAATAGAGATCCAGGGCGGCCTCCGGCGTTATAGCAATAATGTCAGGAACCGGTATTTCATTAATGTCATTCCTTGCATAAACAAATGAAAACATATGACCGCAGCCATAAAGCCATTTTGCTTCAGCCGGATAATAAGCTATGGTGGAACCTTTCGGTATCGAGGAGCCCGGCAGGGGCGGGTGCAGCAGCGCTTCGGAATTCAGCTTAAAAGCTTCATCAACGCGGTTCATGTCACGGGAAAAATTAATGGCCGATAATGTCATCGGCACGATCACGATAATGCACAGAGCGGCCACCGCGACGGTCCTGTTCCTTGCCTTTTCAAGGAGCCGTGAAACAAACCTGGCATAGAGCATCATGACGGCAACGGCAGGGAGCGCAAAATGCCAGGGTCTGCCGCCGCTGTAGACCGGCAGCATCATGAAGGCGGCAATGAAAAAAAGCAGCCCGAGTAACTTTCTAATTTCATCACGCTCCTTCCGGATAACGATTATCGCCCCGTAATAGAAAACGGCCGCCAGGACCATCAATCCATAGATATTATTGGCATTTGTGCTGTGCACGCGGAATAAGGGCCAGGTTTTATTTGGGAATTTGAATACATGGAAAAGCCAGAGGAAGCCGGAGACTATATTGTTGATGATAATTGCGGGATTGAGACCAATCCGGTATTCCCCCGAGCTGAACGATTCCTGAACCCTGGATAGAAATATAGCAATATAAATGATGGTAATAATTATTACCATCAGCGTCAAAACCAGGCGGTTCCTGAACAAGGCATTACCGGTGGCGACGGTCGTTCTATTGAAGAGAAATTCAAGGATCAAAAAACCAGCAAGAAAAACAGGAAGCCCGATGGCCTGTTCTTTGGATGTGACGGCCAGCAGATAAAGAAACATTGCTATAGCAATCCACGGGAAAGCTTTTTTTCTCTCCAGAAAATTGCCGCAGAAGATGATGCAAAACCAGAGAAGGAAGAACTGGTACAGGAAATCAGTCATGAAGAGATTGTGTATCAGAATGAAAAAAACCGGATGGATGAAGGAGAGGAGCGATGTAAGAAGCGGCGTGATTTCATCTTTAAACAGCTGTCGCGTAAAATAGTAGATAAAAACACTATTAATGGCAAGCATTATAACGCCAAGGACCTGGAATCCCGCGATATTGTGCCAATCGATAAAGGGCGTCACAAGCTGGTAAAAGGTGACAAAGGCCGTGGGACGGTAAAAATATTGACCGAATGATACAAGGAAAGGATTATACAGGGCGATGATATCTTTTAGCGACAGGTTATAATTCCAAAAATAGAAGAGAGACCATTCCGGGCTATACCGTGGATAGGACAGCACCTGGGAATAAACCGCGAGGATTGAAATAATTAATGCGGCACAGTAAAAGATCAAGAAAAACTTTTTGGGCAATCGTTGCGTTCCCGCTGCCATCGCCGATTTTCCCTTGAAAAGAAAAGACCATTGATCCATGATTTTTCTGATAATACTCACAATTCACCGTCCTTAATCACAAATTCCTTATTCCATAGAATGTTACAGGAGAGCACTATCTCTTACCGCTTAAAGTATCAGAGTAATAAGCCAGGATTTCCCACTAATTACGATAATCATTTCATACCTGTCAGCGTCCTTGTCAAATAAAAATCCTGTAAGGCGGCCCTTGCTCCGCCGGCATCGGTGCCGGCAAACTGCTAAACCATTTCAAGAATCCGTACGATAATATCCATAGCGACATAACCGTATCTGACCGCAACTTCGTAATATGGGGAGCACCGCCATGGCAAAAATCACACTGTCCGTATCCATTCTGATGGTAATGATCCTTCTGGGCAACGCCCATGGTTTCGTTGAAAAAAGGCACCAGTGGTGGCAGGTCCATCTCAAGAACCTCGCTGAAGAAAAGGCGCGGGTCATGAAAAACAACGCCCTGGACCGGCAGGTTCTCGGTGTCATAGATGATGAAATGACCAGGGCCCGCGAGATCATTGCGGTCTTTGAAAGCGAAATGAAACATGACGGCTCGCTGGTCCTTGAGACACGGACCATGACAGAGGCCGATATCGCCTCCGAAGCGGCGAGGACCGTTCCGCCCCTGGTGGCGCTCCACCAGTTCCAGGCCCTGGTCAATGAAGCAGGGACCGGCGCCGCCATGGATGAGGCCCGTCAGGCTGTGGAAAAACGCGTACAGGTCATGATACAGAGATCATTCACAAAAGAAAGTCCTGACCTGCTCCGCCGGATCATGGACACGAACATAGGGAAGGATGAATGGAAGAACCTCTCCATCGAATATTTCATCGGCAGGATGATGGCGTCCCGGCGAAACAGCATAGACCATGCCATCGCCGACATCACCGGCCGGGTATCCCTCGCCCTTAAAGGCACCTCCAATAGGACCAACGCCAAGGAACTTCATGGCATGACCGTCAAAGCAGCCCGCGAATACCTCGCGGAGTGCGGCTTCCATGGGTCTCCCCATGACAGCGCAGCCCTGGCGGCTTCCTGGACCTGGAAGAGGATAGAAGCATCCCTGACACGGGACTTCAAAACCTGCAACGGCGTCATTTCCCTCATTCATGGCTCCGGCGGAAACCCGGGCGCGGTCTCCCTTGACCGCATCATGTACTTTTGCAAGAATCCGGCCGAGCTGGAATCGATCCTCTTCAAAGGACAGCATCCCCATCTGGGCGACACCAAGCCATCGGCCGTCCCGGGCCATGGCCGCCAGGGAACGGCTGTCATGATTGAAATACCCGGGCCCCTCCGCGCCAATGATTTGCTTGATGAAATTGACAGGCTGCGCAGGGGAACCATTGGGACCCTTACCGGCAGGGAGGATGGGCAATATTTCGAAAGAATCGATGCCGGCTTCACATCTATCATCAGCCGCCACAGCACGGCGGTGAAAAACCGTTTCGCCCGGGAAGAGGAAAGAATCCGCCTTCTGAAAAGGAAGGACAGCGGCGTGCGAATTGTCAACGAGAAAGAATTCAGTGACGCCCATAACGATTTTAAAAAGGCCCTCTCCATGATCGACGGGTACAGGAACAAATCCATGGAATACCTCCGCATCGTCTCCGAGGGCATGAGGATTGACAGCGCCTCCCTCGCGGAGCAGTATCGCAGCCGCTTTCAGCGGGACCAGGATTATCTTCGGTTTGCGGCGGCGCTGGTGACCGAGTGCTCGCGGCTGTCGTCCTTTGAAGTGCCGGGGATCCACAGGGATTTCTCCCTCGCCATGTCCAGGGTGCGTTCAGTGTATAATTTCATCGATACGGGCCTGAGACTTGAAAAGGAGGACCGGACGCACCTGACCAAGCGCGATTTCGGCGCCATCCGCGATGACAAGATCCAGTTCACGGGCGCCATCAATTCACTCAAAGAAAATATCCGGAACACCTATGGGCGGTACGGCATTCAGCGCTCCTCATCCGCAATGGCAGGTAAAAAAAGCGAATCCTGTCTGAGGGACACGATAGCCCAGGACGAGATCGACGGCCTCTACCGCCATGTGGGACGATGCGTCGAGCTCTTCGAACAGTTCATCTACCCCGAGAAGGCCCTCTTCCGCTATGCCGAACGGTTCAATGCCTTCATGAAAGAGGCCCGCACCGGATCGCCGTCGAAGGAGCTGGAGCAATCGTTGAAGAACGGGTCCCTCTTTTCATCCATGGAGGATTTCGACGGCGCCCGTATAGCCCGCGAGACCGCCACGAAAAGCTATCTCCGGAAGGAAGGAAAGTCGGCCCTGGCGCGGCTTGCCACGCTGCTCCAGCAATATAAAAAGAGCGGTGTTTCCTTCAAGGACGCTCCGGCGGCAGGGTCTTTGGCGGCCCTGGCGGGACGCCTGAACGCAGCGCCGCAGGTGAAAATCGATTCCTGGGTGATGACCGAAAGCAACTGCGCGGAGATCGACGCCAAGGCGATAAAAAAGCTCTCTCTCCTGCTGAACCGCGGGGACATAGCCCCGGCCGCGTCTGCCGGCGCCAACGACATGGCCCGGACCGAGTCCCGGAAGATCGTAGCCATCAAGGAGCCGGAGCTTTCACTGGCCTTTCCCCGCGGCTGGGAAGAGGATTCCATCGGGGAATCCGAATCGTACCTGGGCATCGTCAAATCGCTCCACAGCGGCGACGGCGCCTCCTCGGTGAAGCTCGTCAGGCTCGCCCTGGAGCAGGGCGACATGAAGGATACGGCCGAAGCGTGGATACGAAAATCAGGGTGCAGCCTGGTGGAAAAGAGGTGGGAAAAAACGGGCGATATACGCTATCTCTGGATCCTTGCCAGGGACAAGAACAGGAACATTTTCGAAACCTGCTCGGTTTCAAAGGACGGCTACGCGGTGCTTATCACCGGAAGGAGCGGCAGGGACCGGTACGTGAAATTCAAGGCGCAGTTCAAAAAGATCATCGATTCGTTGCAGATGGAGACGCTGTAAAAGGCGGGAACGGCGCCGCGCCCTAGAGCATATCCTTCCAGCTTCCGCCGACGGTCTCATGGCGCAATCCCTCTTCCAGGATGTCGAGATACTCCTCGCGGTCAATGTGCCGCGCTCCCAGGCTTTCCAGGTGCGAGGTGTACACCTGGCAGTCCACAATGATATACTCCAGCTCCATGAGCTTCCTCACCAGTGTGATGAAGGCGGCCTTTGAGGCGTTGTCCTCCCTGGTGAACATCGATTCGCCGAAAAAGCAATGTCCCAGGGAAAGGCCGTAGAGGCCTCCCACAAGCTCGCCGTTCTTCCATGCCTCGACGGAGTGCGCTACCCCCAGCTCATGGAGTCCCACGTAAGCCTCCAGCATCTCGTCGGTGATCCAGGTGCCGCGCTCTTTTCTGCGCGGCTCCCGGCACCCCTGGATGACGGACCGGAAGTCACGGTCGCAGGTGATGGTGAAAATGTTCCGCCGGAGGACCTGACGCATGGTCTTCGAAACGTAGAGCTCTTCAGGGAAGAGGACAAAGCGGGGATTCGGCGACCACCAGATGATGGGGTCGCCGTCGGAATACCAGGGAAATATGCCGCGACGGTACGCCTCGACGAGCCGCTCGGCCGACAGGTCGCCCCCCACGGCAAGGATGCCGCTCTCTTCAGCCAACTGGACCGGCGGGAACAGGATATCTTTATTCAGCGCGAATATGGCCATGGCTCTCCGGCGTAAAGGGCCCGGACCGCGCGGCGCTCCGGCCTTTGGCAATCACCCTAGCACCATATTCAAAATATGCCAGCAAAAAATGCGCCGCCCCTGCCATAAAAGCATTGATATTTTTAATCGGAGAATGACGATGCTACGACAATAAACGAGGTCTATCGTTGCCGATCATCCTGAAATTCATCCTGTTCCAGCTTCTCATCATTGTGCCGTTCATCGCGGGCACCCTGGCGAGAAGATACTTCATCGATCCGGCTGCCGCGGCGAAAAAGATCATCAGGTTCAACCTCATCGCGCTGGAGCCGCCGGTCATCCTCTGGACCATCTGGGGCCTGAGGATCAGCCCGGACCTGGCCTTCCTTCCCGCGGCGGGACTGCTGATCGTTCTGTCGGGTTTCGCGGCCGGCTCCCTCATGGCCCCCCTGCTCCGCCTTCGGGGCGCGGCCAGGAAAACCTTTCTCATCAGCTCGTCACTGGCCAATCACGGCTTTACCATGGGCGGGTTCTTCTGCTATATCCTGCTGGGCGAGACCGGCCTCGGACTCTCGTCAATCTTTCTCGTCTATTTCGTTCCTTACACCTTTCTGATAATCTTTTCCTATGCGCGGGCCGGCGCCGGGAGGCCTTTCCACGCTCACATCAGGGATTTCCTGGCCGGCTCCAGGAACATGCCCCTGTACGCCTCCCTGGCCGCCCTGGCCCTCCTGGCATCGGGCATACCCCGGCCCGCGCTGCGCCCCCCGGTGGAGCCCCTCATCATGGCCTCGGTGGCCCTCTACTACTGGACCCTTGGCCTGACAACGGCAGTGAAGGAGATCACGCCTCTCCGCCGGGAGCACCTGGCCCTGGGGGCGATCAAATTCATCCTGATACCGGCCCTGACATGGCTGCTTCTCACGGCTCTTCCACTTGGCAGCGGCATGAAATCCGTCATACGGATCCAGTCCTTCATGCCGGCGGCCATATACTCGGTGGTCACGTCGGTGCTCTTTGACCTGGATTCCCCCCTGGC
Protein-coding regions in this window:
- a CDS encoding class I SAM-dependent methyltransferase, which encodes MEKLLKKILLQVPVVKAYIIEHDNLIRERDTFTRFVPPGHFYSPIPSIVEVMNDRDKIWSAPLSTLPGIDLNDAGQLALLDEFDRYYRELPFTDEKSGSLRYYYANGAYSYSDAIFLYCMIRHIRPAAIIEAGSGYSSCVTLDTNELFFNNAIKCSFIEPFPEVLKGLIKPSDMGKITIHERRLQDVPMEVFRDLRENDILFIDSTHVSKIHSDVNYIFHEILPALRAGVYIHFHDIFYPFEYSKEWIEEGRAWNEQYLLRAFLEFNSHFKIVLFNTFLETMYEKELRERYPLVFKNPGGSIWLQKIR
- a CDS encoding leucyl/phenylalanyl-tRNA--protein transferase yields the protein MAIFALNKDILFPPVQLAEESGILAVGGDLSAERLVEAYRRGIFPWYSDGDPIIWWSPNPRFVLFPEELYVSKTMRQVLRRNIFTITCDRDFRSVIQGCREPRRKERGTWITDEMLEAYVGLHELGVAHSVEAWKNGELVGGLYGLSLGHCFFGESMFTREDNASKAAFITLVRKLMELEYIIVDCQVYTSHLESLGARHIDREEYLDILEEGLRHETVGGSWKDML